A single Haloglycomyces albus DSM 45210 DNA region contains:
- a CDS encoding serine/threonine-protein kinase, with protein sequence MAQHEDHTQRYRPDSAAVPPAPNAGGPPPAPPAQPPPMEQSDTMAIRRRLQSQGPPAAAAQPVPSPQANPLAGPASGPITGPMSRPMSAPVSGPGGSIRVSTRSSGARGGMADMPPIEPANPAESLMAEPMVAENKRTCSSCGKPAGRAQAGRPGRTDGYCPHCRTPYWFTPSLGPGDLLAERYEVLGTIAHGGLGWIYLANDTNFQDDLQDRWVVIKGLISTNDEDAIESAINERRFLVGIDHPNVVNIIDFVTAVDERSGEIQSYLVMEYLAGKSLRDIREQTDENGERAPMAVANVLTYTLEILPAFEYLHNNNLLFCDFKPDNVIHVETWLKLIDLGAVRRIDDTESAVYGTPGYSVPNEEILNAGPSITSDLYTIGRSMAVLALDFKGFTKKFRNSFPPVEETELFQQFPSFHRLLERTCHPAPAARFQSGSEMKAQVRGVLGEVLSVTEGRPLYEPSTLFSGEAAVFGVPDIEADAFRVATPQEVLGALPRPLPDPDDPSSVFLSTITASQPALVLAELANAPEQSHEVNLRRIEALIEMGDLATAVQALNHLIQTHGNTWQANWLGGLLQLANSDLQGAYHSFDSVFSHLPGELAPRLAVAACAELAGFTTAAAIHYQRIWSCDRRFISAAFGHARLLAASHYPAEAITVLQQIPSTSSQYETAQLAAIQGALRVPQPPGLNELHYLGNNLVDLQLEPARHQLVAGRLLQYALHYVTNMGDSEGPPVLNTNPNEKELRFALEDSYRKLAHAQSDRAKQVHYVDLANANRPRTLL encoded by the coding sequence ATGGCGCAGCACGAAGACCATACGCAGCGGTACCGTCCCGACAGCGCGGCCGTTCCTCCCGCACCCAACGCCGGCGGCCCTCCTCCCGCACCGCCCGCGCAACCACCGCCCATGGAACAGTCCGACACCATGGCGATTCGACGGCGCCTACAGTCGCAGGGGCCTCCCGCCGCGGCTGCACAGCCCGTCCCCTCCCCACAGGCCAATCCCCTGGCAGGTCCGGCCTCGGGGCCGATTACCGGGCCAATGTCACGTCCGATGTCCGCCCCGGTGTCGGGCCCCGGCGGGAGCATTCGGGTCTCCACCCGTTCCAGCGGCGCGCGCGGAGGCATGGCCGACATGCCCCCGATCGAACCGGCCAACCCCGCCGAATCACTCATGGCCGAACCCATGGTGGCGGAGAACAAGAGGACCTGTTCGTCCTGCGGAAAACCGGCCGGACGAGCGCAGGCCGGACGTCCCGGACGCACCGACGGTTACTGTCCACATTGCCGCACTCCGTATTGGTTCACGCCGTCGCTCGGCCCGGGCGATCTTCTCGCCGAGCGCTATGAGGTGCTCGGTACGATCGCCCACGGGGGTCTCGGTTGGATCTACCTGGCGAACGACACCAACTTCCAGGACGACCTGCAGGACCGCTGGGTGGTCATCAAGGGGCTCATCTCCACCAACGACGAGGACGCCATCGAATCGGCGATCAACGAGCGGCGTTTTCTGGTCGGCATCGATCACCCCAACGTCGTCAACATCATCGACTTCGTGACCGCCGTCGACGAACGCTCCGGGGAAATCCAGTCCTATCTGGTCATGGAGTACCTGGCCGGAAAATCCTTGCGTGACATACGAGAGCAAACCGACGAAAACGGGGAACGGGCTCCCATGGCCGTGGCCAATGTCCTCACCTACACGCTTGAGATCCTGCCCGCCTTCGAATACCTACACAACAACAATCTCTTGTTCTGTGATTTCAAGCCGGACAACGTGATCCACGTCGAAACCTGGCTCAAGCTCATCGACCTCGGTGCCGTGCGACGCATCGACGACACGGAGTCGGCGGTGTACGGGACGCCGGGTTATTCGGTTCCCAACGAGGAGATCCTCAACGCCGGGCCGTCCATCACCTCCGACCTTTACACCATCGGACGTTCCATGGCGGTGCTGGCGCTCGATTTCAAGGGCTTCACCAAGAAGTTCCGCAATTCCTTCCCTCCGGTGGAAGAGACCGAGCTCTTTCAGCAGTTCCCCTCCTTCCACCGCCTACTGGAGCGTACCTGTCATCCGGCTCCGGCCGCCCGCTTCCAGAGCGGCTCCGAAATGAAGGCTCAGGTTCGCGGGGTTCTGGGAGAGGTCCTCTCGGTCACCGAAGGGCGTCCCCTGTACGAACCGTCCACTCTGTTTTCGGGTGAGGCGGCCGTATTCGGCGTTCCCGACATCGAGGCCGACGCCTTCCGGGTCGCCACTCCACAAGAAGTGTTGGGAGCGCTTCCTCGACCGCTCCCCGATCCCGACGACCCTTCCAGCGTCTTTCTCAGCACCATCACCGCCTCCCAGCCGGCCCTGGTGCTCGCCGAATTGGCCAACGCGCCCGAGCAAAGCCACGAGGTCAATCTCCGTCGCATCGAAGCGCTCATCGAAATGGGGGACCTCGCCACCGCCGTACAGGCGCTCAATCACTTGATCCAGACACACGGCAACACCTGGCAGGCCAATTGGTTGGGTGGCCTGCTTCAGCTGGCCAACAGCGACCTGCAGGGCGCCTATCACTCCTTCGACTCCGTCTTTTCGCACCTGCCGGGAGAGTTGGCACCCCGTCTGGCCGTCGCCGCCTGCGCGGAACTGGCCGGGTTCACCACGGCCGCCGCCATCCACTACCAACGCATCTGGAGTTGCGACCGCCGCTTCATTTCGGCGGCCTTCGGCCATGCTCGTCTTCTGGCCGCCTCCCACTATCCCGCCGAGGCCATCACGGTACTACAGCAGATACCCAGCACCTCCTCGCAGTACGAGACGGCGCAATTGGCCGCCATCCAAGGCGCACTGCGTGTCCCGCAGCCGCCAGGGCTTAACGAGCTGCACTACCTGGGCAATAACCTCGTGGATCTACAGCTGGAACCGGCTCGCCATCAACTCGTGGCAGGGCGCCTGCTGCAATACGCCCTGCATTACGTCACCAACATG
- a CDS encoding glutamate ABC transporter substrate-binding protein → MRPLKVTATSLALLFAATACSSSGGLEINEVDIPEPLPQGADFSPDLTEATTEEDCGGFNRTESFDPGGVTAADARSELDDSDVIRIGVSQTTNLMGYRDPASGELGGFDVDIARELAKAIGGDDVNIRWVPMTSQDRVPALENNEVDFVVRTMTMTCQRWESVDFSSEYYAATQRLLVDVNSGISGLSALTEDHRVCSSAGSTSLPQIIAETPAQAVTLDDFNDCISLLQRGTVDAFTTDDVILAGLSTQDPNLEVVGDPIADEPYGVAVAKGNEDLVRFINATLENMRSDGRWDDVYDDWLSSTLGDSQPPKARYQD, encoded by the coding sequence ATGAGACCGCTTAAAGTCACCGCAACGTCACTGGCACTACTCTTCGCCGCCACCGCTTGCTCGTCGAGCGGAGGCCTGGAAATAAACGAGGTCGACATCCCGGAACCGCTCCCGCAAGGGGCGGACTTCAGCCCGGACCTCACCGAAGCGACCACCGAGGAAGACTGTGGCGGGTTCAACCGTACGGAGTCCTTCGATCCCGGGGGCGTCACCGCGGCCGACGCTCGCTCTGAATTGGACGATTCCGACGTCATCCGCATCGGAGTCAGCCAGACGACCAACCTCATGGGCTATCGCGATCCCGCCAGCGGCGAACTGGGCGGCTTCGATGTCGACATCGCCCGGGAATTGGCGAAGGCCATCGGTGGCGACGACGTCAATATCCGCTGGGTCCCCATGACTTCCCAAGATCGTGTTCCCGCTCTGGAGAACAACGAGGTCGACTTCGTCGTTCGCACCATGACCATGACGTGCCAGCGGTGGGAGAGCGTCGATTTCTCCTCGGAATACTACGCGGCGACACAACGGTTGCTCGTGGACGTCAACTCCGGAATCTCCGGCTTGAGCGCACTGACCGAAGACCATCGAGTCTGCTCCTCCGCCGGTTCCACCTCCCTCCCCCAAATCATCGCCGAAACTCCCGCTCAAGCGGTGACGCTCGATGACTTCAACGACTGCATTTCGCTCCTGCAGCGCGGCACTGTCGACGCGTTCACGACCGACGACGTCATCCTGGCCGGACTGTCGACCCAGGACCCGAACCTGGAAGTCGTCGGCGACCCCATCGCGGACGAGCCGTATGGAGTCGCCGTCGCCAAGGGCAATGAGGATTTGGTCCGCTTCATCAATGCGACGCTTGAGAACATGCGTTCCGACGGGCGCTGGGACGACGTCTATGACGATTGGCTGTCGTCCACCTTGGGCGACTCCCAACCCCCCAAAGCACGCTACCAGGATTAA
- a CDS encoding sulfotransferase family protein produces the protein MLQIIGAGLPRTGTMTLKTALERLLGQPCHHMIEVFENRDRDLPRFNAVLRGEEADWSRIFSDYAAAVDWPSSAFWRELLDAFPEAPVVLSQRDSPAQWLRSMQGTILPGLIEPDWENMDPQHAEMLTGLWDFATGGIDPTDEQALTRFYEQHLDTVRNTVPAHRLLEFRPDEGWGPLCEVLGVAEPDEPFPHVNTTAEFQARADEIRRDR, from the coding sequence ATGTTGCAGATTATCGGAGCGGGACTTCCGCGCACGGGAACCATGACGTTGAAAACCGCCCTCGAACGCCTACTGGGACAGCCCTGTCACCATATGATCGAGGTTTTTGAAAACAGAGATCGTGATCTCCCCCGGTTCAATGCCGTTCTGCGCGGCGAAGAGGCGGACTGGAGCCGAATCTTCAGTGACTACGCCGCGGCGGTGGATTGGCCGTCGTCGGCATTCTGGCGGGAACTGCTCGACGCCTTTCCGGAGGCGCCGGTGGTGTTGTCGCAGCGTGATTCTCCCGCACAGTGGTTGCGGAGCATGCAGGGGACGATACTTCCCGGGCTCATCGAGCCGGATTGGGAAAACATGGATCCGCAGCACGCTGAAATGTTGACCGGGCTGTGGGACTTCGCGACCGGAGGCATCGATCCTACCGACGAACAGGCCCTGACCCGTTTCTACGAGCAGCATCTCGACACGGTCCGAAATACCGTGCCCGCTCACCGACTTCTCGAATTTCGCCCCGACGAGGGTTGGGGGCCACTGTGCGAGGTTCTCGGCGTCGCCGAACCCGACGAGCCGTTCCCGCACGTCAATACCACGGCGGAATTTCAGGCGCGGGCCGACGAGATACGGCGGGATCGCTAG
- a CDS encoding SecDF P1 head subdomain-containing protein, with amino-acid sequence MPRSLRKSIPALTVAVLLASCTSSESAEGGSGGEEDVEPATVEFRLVTLEDYDVVTVDDFDHLDLDDCRPPEGDPSASSINQVFEKVGREAADQAEELERYAFDAKVVSELVSFCDLTPKEVDLLPERMQFTVPTISCFHLRDDRRAATDSDEPLTTCGNTTEENTRTKYLLKAAPLTTDHLVDVEVVADDENEGERLRFHFSDDGALKWQELAADNQGLQLATVVDGVVVGAPVIFQPHDSRFDVGGLDSETATNLAARINAGIGGDE; translated from the coding sequence GTGCCCCGCTCGCTGCGAAAATCCATCCCCGCCCTCACCGTCGCCGTCCTCTTGGCGTCCTGCACCTCGAGCGAATCGGCGGAAGGAGGCTCCGGAGGCGAGGAGGACGTCGAACCCGCGACCGTCGAATTCCGCCTGGTGACTCTGGAAGATTACGACGTCGTCACCGTGGACGATTTCGACCACCTGGACCTCGACGATTGTAGACCGCCAGAGGGAGATCCGAGCGCGTCCTCGATCAATCAAGTATTTGAAAAGGTGGGACGCGAAGCGGCCGACCAAGCTGAAGAGCTGGAGCGCTACGCCTTTGATGCCAAGGTGGTATCGGAGCTGGTCTCTTTTTGCGACCTGACTCCGAAGGAGGTGGACCTGCTTCCGGAACGAATGCAGTTCACGGTTCCGACCATCTCGTGTTTTCATCTGAGGGACGACCGGCGCGCCGCGACTGATTCCGATGAACCACTGACAACCTGCGGAAACACGACCGAAGAAAATACTCGGACGAAATACCTGCTGAAAGCCGCGCCGTTGACGACCGATCATCTGGTCGACGTCGAGGTCGTCGCCGACGACGAAAACGAAGGAGAGAGGCTACGCTTCCACTTTTCGGACGACGGTGCGCTCAAGTGGCAGGAACTCGCCGCCGACAACCAGGGCCTGCAACTGGCGACGGTCGTGGACGGCGTGGTTGTCGGAGCTCCGGTGATCTTCCAGCCCCACGACTCCCGGTTCGATGTCGGCGGGCTTGACTCCGAGACGGCCACGAACCTCGCCGCCCGCATCAACGCCGGTATCGGCGGCGACGAGTAA